A single Rubrivivax gelatinosus IL144 DNA region contains:
- a CDS encoding LysR family transcriptional regulator: MAHSPVQQAKLMITFAHIAAQGSISGAAAGLGLDKGAVSRQLRALEELLDTRLMHRSTRRLVLTEAGAQVYERAQRLLQELEQTQADTLSLRSQPRGVLTVSASVAFGTRHLVPMVPAFMQRYPEVELQLCLLDRHVDPVEEGVDVLLRLCDTPPDPLVAQRLCAIDYAVVASPGLAHGAGVATPADLHDRPCLFYGFKSRSARWRFTEGAATQEVPVTTRVSVNSSEAVRDLAVRGLGFALLPRFAVDDDLAAGRLIQVLADHQAHGNLGSSLYALHLPGAHKSPKVRCFVDFVRERWSGDEPDWRTAAD; the protein is encoded by the coding sequence ATGGCCCACTCCCCCGTCCAGCAAGCCAAGCTGATGATCACCTTCGCGCACATCGCGGCGCAGGGCAGCATCTCGGGCGCGGCGGCCGGCCTCGGGCTGGACAAGGGCGCGGTCAGCCGCCAGCTGCGCGCGCTGGAGGAGCTGCTGGACACGCGGCTGATGCACCGCAGCACCCGGCGCCTGGTGCTCACCGAAGCCGGCGCGCAGGTCTACGAACGTGCGCAGCGGCTGCTGCAGGAGCTGGAACAGACCCAGGCCGACACGCTGTCGCTGCGCAGCCAGCCACGCGGCGTGCTGACCGTCAGCGCCTCGGTGGCCTTCGGCACGCGCCACCTCGTCCCGATGGTGCCGGCGTTCATGCAGCGATACCCCGAGGTGGAACTGCAGCTCTGCCTGCTGGACCGCCACGTCGACCCGGTGGAAGAGGGTGTCGACGTGCTGCTGCGGCTGTGCGACACCCCGCCCGACCCCCTGGTGGCGCAGCGCCTGTGCGCCATCGACTACGCCGTCGTCGCCAGCCCCGGGCTGGCGCACGGCGCGGGCGTCGCCACGCCGGCCGATCTGCACGACCGGCCTTGCCTGTTCTACGGCTTCAAGAGCCGCAGCGCGCGGTGGCGCTTCACGGAAGGCGCGGCGACGCAGGAAGTGCCGGTGACGACACGCGTCTCGGTCAACAGCAGCGAGGCTGTGCGCGACCTGGCCGTGCGCGGCCTGGGCTTCGCGCTGCTGCCGCGTTTCGCCGTCGACGACGATCTGGCCGCGGGCCGCCTGATCCAAGTGCTCGCCGACCACCAGGCCCACGGCAACCTGGGCAGCAGCCTGTACGCGCTGCATCTGCCCGGCGCGCACAAGTCGCCCAAGGTCCGCTGCTTCGTCGACTTCGTGCGCGAGCGCTGGTCGGGCGACGAGCCGGACTGGCGCACCGCAGCCGACTGA
- a CDS encoding DMT family transporter, producing MTTTAAPLAAAPGATAPTTPLLWPAVFILMWSTGYVAGKLGLPYAGPFTLLFLRFGVAAAVLLVVALATRAPWPRTARQWLHVVVVGLLIQALQFSGLYAGLALGVSAGVSAVIVGLMPVCTALGAVVFLGERIGLRQVIGLTLGLAGVALVVAHKLGGGGGVAGHLAVGLALLGITAGTLYQKKFCAGMDLRSGGAIQLGASTLVVGVLGAWQEGLAVQWTPALVGASLWLSLVNSIGAVSVMFVLLRRGEASRVASLFYLIPAVTAVMGYAVLGETLTVWQGVGVGVSAAGVYLATRRE from the coding sequence ATGACCACCACCGCCGCCCCGCTGGCCGCCGCGCCTGGCGCCACCGCCCCGACGACGCCGCTGCTCTGGCCGGCGGTCTTCATCCTGATGTGGAGCACCGGCTACGTGGCCGGCAAGCTGGGCCTGCCCTATGCCGGCCCGTTCACGCTGCTGTTCCTGCGTTTCGGCGTCGCCGCTGCCGTGCTGCTGGTGGTGGCGCTGGCGACGCGCGCGCCCTGGCCGCGCACGGCGCGGCAGTGGCTGCACGTCGTCGTTGTCGGCCTGCTGATCCAGGCGCTGCAGTTCTCCGGCCTGTACGCCGGGCTAGCGCTGGGCGTGTCGGCCGGGGTGTCGGCGGTGATCGTCGGGCTGATGCCGGTCTGCACCGCGCTCGGCGCGGTCGTCTTCCTCGGCGAGCGCATCGGCCTGCGCCAGGTCATCGGGCTGACGCTGGGACTGGCCGGCGTGGCGCTGGTCGTCGCGCACAAGCTGGGCGGCGGTGGCGGCGTGGCCGGCCATCTGGCCGTGGGCCTGGCGCTGCTGGGCATCACCGCCGGCACGCTGTACCAGAAGAAGTTCTGCGCCGGCATGGACCTGCGCAGCGGCGGCGCCATCCAGCTCGGCGCGTCGACGCTGGTCGTCGGCGTGCTGGGCGCCTGGCAGGAAGGGCTGGCAGTGCAGTGGACGCCAGCGCTGGTCGGCGCGTCGCTGTGGCTCAGCCTGGTGAACTCGATCGGCGCCGTCAGCGTGATGTTCGTGCTGCTGCGCCGCGGCGAGGCCAGCCGGGTGGCGAGCTTGTTCTACCTGATCCCGGCGGTGACGGCCGTCATGGGCTATGCGGTGCTGGGGGAGACGCTGACGGTGTGGCAGGGGGTGGGCGTCGGGGTGTCGGCGGCGGGGGTGTATCTGGCGACGAGGCGGGAGTGA
- a CDS encoding TonB-dependent siderophore receptor, translating into MTRKLMLSACALAVCSLAAQAQAQAQTEDTGTQATEAGTAERIVVTAKRAHRVSKGATGLPMEIKDTPQSISTIERQDIEDFGATGSNAALQLGTGINIEQYETNRVGFNARGFDIQLTQIDGVGMSNDWGVVVGQQDSYLFERIELIRGANGLLTGVGNASGTINYVRKRPTNEDGGEANVTWGPQGSNRLALDYNKVLTEDGSWAGRLVVAREDKDSYLRGLRDLRSTVYGVVDGQIGEHGMLTFGFSHQRSNQDSPMWGSLTLNYAGGGQAEFDRSSSTSQDWTYWNTRSNNAFVEYRHELAPDWELKATFNHRETTEDTQLLYAYLKDYPGLLPDNTGLVGWPYKSHGTTTNNLFDLNLSGEFDAFGRRHSLIAGLSRSRQTSDVAARGFDASYQDLPLPAFPYRGDVYPEPEWTGVASTTSGEQTLTRLYAASRLALTDRLKAIVGVNAIKLQREGASRYGNAGTNGVSYPDTKETSPYVGFTYDITPAVLGYVSYSTIFQNQDQSDYDNVYLDPMKGVNTEAGVKAEWLDRKLLTTFAVFTAEQKGLATYAGINPDTGNYWYTPEDVKSRGFEAEATGRIGADSRITLGFTRLKLTGPDGHDTSLWVPRTTVNFRFDTRLAALPQLRLGVGGRWQSDVSNAAQTMEQGAYLLANAFAAYEWNERTTLRLNVDNVTDKKYIGGLSNGAIYGAPRQVSLTLNYKL; encoded by the coding sequence ATGACCCGCAAACTGATGCTGAGCGCCTGCGCGCTCGCCGTGTGCAGCCTGGCCGCCCAGGCGCAGGCCCAGGCCCAGACCGAGGACACCGGCACCCAGGCCACCGAGGCCGGCACTGCCGAGAGGATCGTCGTCACCGCCAAACGCGCGCACCGCGTCTCCAAGGGCGCCACCGGGCTGCCGATGGAGATCAAGGACACGCCGCAGTCGATCAGCACGATCGAGCGCCAGGACATCGAGGACTTCGGCGCCACCGGCAGCAACGCCGCGCTGCAGCTGGGCACCGGCATCAACATCGAGCAGTACGAGACCAACCGCGTGGGCTTCAACGCGCGCGGCTTCGACATCCAGCTGACGCAGATCGACGGCGTCGGCATGAGCAACGACTGGGGCGTGGTCGTCGGCCAGCAGGACAGCTACCTGTTCGAGCGCATCGAGCTGATCCGCGGCGCCAACGGCCTGCTGACCGGCGTCGGCAACGCCTCGGGCACGATCAACTACGTGCGCAAGCGCCCGACCAACGAGGACGGCGGCGAAGCCAACGTCACCTGGGGCCCGCAGGGCAGCAACCGCCTGGCGCTGGACTACAACAAGGTGCTGACCGAAGACGGCAGCTGGGCCGGCCGCCTGGTCGTCGCGCGCGAGGACAAGGACTCCTACCTGCGCGGCCTGCGCGATCTGCGCAGCACCGTCTATGGCGTCGTCGACGGCCAGATCGGCGAGCACGGCATGCTGACCTTCGGCTTCAGCCACCAGCGCAGCAACCAGGACTCGCCGATGTGGGGCTCGCTGACGCTGAACTACGCCGGCGGCGGCCAAGCCGAGTTCGACCGTTCGTCGTCGACCTCGCAGGACTGGACCTACTGGAACACGCGCAGCAACAACGCCTTCGTCGAGTACCGCCACGAGCTGGCGCCCGACTGGGAGCTGAAGGCCACCTTCAACCACCGCGAGACGACCGAGGACACCCAGCTCCTCTACGCCTACCTGAAGGACTACCCCGGCCTGCTGCCCGACAACACCGGCCTCGTCGGCTGGCCCTACAAGAGCCACGGCACGACGACGAACAACCTGTTCGACCTGAACCTGAGCGGCGAATTCGACGCCTTCGGCCGCCGCCACAGCCTGATCGCCGGCCTCAGCCGCTCGCGCCAGACCAGCGACGTCGCCGCCCGGGGCTTCGACGCCTCGTACCAGGACCTGCCGCTGCCGGCCTTCCCGTACCGCGGCGACGTCTACCCCGAGCCCGAATGGACCGGCGTCGCGTCGACGACCAGCGGCGAGCAGACGCTGACCCGCCTGTACGCCGCGTCGCGCCTGGCGCTGACCGACCGGCTGAAGGCCATCGTCGGCGTCAACGCGATCAAGCTGCAGCGCGAAGGCGCCAGCCGCTACGGCAACGCCGGCACCAACGGCGTCAGCTACCCCGACACCAAGGAGACCAGCCCCTACGTCGGCTTCACCTACGACATCACGCCGGCGGTGCTGGGCTACGTCTCGTACTCGACGATCTTCCAGAACCAGGACCAGAGCGACTACGACAACGTCTACCTGGACCCGATGAAGGGCGTGAACACCGAGGCCGGCGTCAAGGCCGAGTGGCTGGACCGCAAGCTGCTGACCACCTTCGCCGTCTTCACCGCCGAGCAGAAGGGCCTGGCGACCTATGCCGGCATCAACCCCGACACCGGCAACTACTGGTACACGCCCGAGGACGTGAAGTCGCGCGGTTTCGAGGCCGAAGCCACCGGCCGCATCGGCGCCGATTCGCGCATCACGCTGGGCTTCACGCGGCTCAAGCTCACCGGCCCGGACGGCCACGACACCAGCCTGTGGGTGCCGCGCACGACGGTCAACTTCCGCTTCGATACGCGCCTGGCGGCACTGCCCCAGTTGCGCCTGGGCGTGGGCGGGCGCTGGCAGTCGGACGTCAGCAACGCCGCCCAGACCATGGAGCAGGGCGCCTACCTGCTGGCCAACGCCTTTGCCGCCTACGAGTGGAACGAGCGCACCACGCTGCGCCTGAACGTCGACAACGTCACCGACAAGAAGTACATCGGTGGCCTGTCCAACGGCGCCATCTACGGTGCGCCGCGGCAGGTGTCGCTGACGCTGAACTACAAGCTGTAA
- a CDS encoding sensor domain-containing protein, with amino-acid sequence MANALEPPHQAPPAAQGLQARHDALLRECRALQAKLSRAEQALRGIGDGEVDALFLPGSNGLELFTRDGADRSYRLLIEEMGEGALTLTPDGVVTYANRRFAEMLQRPLSRVIGSLLADCVAPEAQAALAPLLAHDGQPKRSAELDLITDGGQRVPILLTVNRLVVDGLPDALCMVATDLSGQRISDAAAQARRALFDLVAEQARTEESLRASLATLHLRDRALGAISQGVMISDAAGLITYVNAGCTVITGYTEAEMVGRPAAFLHGADTDPGLLRALRDALRTSSPFHGELLNYRKDGTPFWNEMSLAPVLDAQGVTIQFVGVMSDVSARRELAAQLLLAAKVFEQSGEGFYVADLQHRIVKVNQAFTTITGYDAADVLGRTPDLFRSKRHDRQFHAAIWAEAAEHGHWHGEVWSRRKDGSEYPQWLSMSLVADAGGQAAHFIASFIDITRRKDAEDSIRRLAHYDSLTGLPNRALLSDRASHALRVARRNRESMALMFIDLDHFKIINDSLGHAVGDALLVALAERFRGALREQDTLSRTGGDEFVLLLPGTDAPGASRVARKLLALAEKPYHLEQYELSITPSVGIALYPADGADYNALAQSADAAMYQAKQNGRNRFCFYTAEIQAQSVRMLLLENALRRALERGELSLNYQPQFRSDGRCIVGAEVLLRWQHPELGAVSPAEFIPVAESSGLITSIGEWVLRTATQQLRTWLTNGIPVKTLAVNLSAVQFRQPHLADIVAGILSEAGIEAGRLELELTESVASDDPVAAVTAMNELHARGVQLSIDDFGTGYSSLSYLKRFKVYKLKIDRSFIGGVIDSAEDQAIVTAIINLAKGLGMRTIAEGVETEAQAHFLRKRGCDELQGYWLSRPLRADEFAAFVQAHRAMAADEEPQALLPA; translated from the coding sequence ATGGCGAACGCGCTCGAACCGCCGCACCAGGCGCCGCCGGCCGCGCAAGGCCTGCAGGCGCGGCACGACGCCCTGCTGCGCGAGTGCCGGGCCCTGCAGGCGAAGCTCTCGCGTGCCGAGCAGGCGCTGCGCGGGATCGGCGACGGCGAGGTCGACGCGCTGTTCCTGCCGGGCTCGAACGGCCTGGAGCTGTTCACGCGCGACGGCGCCGACCGGTCCTACCGGCTGCTGATCGAGGAGATGGGCGAAGGCGCGCTGACGCTTACGCCGGACGGCGTCGTCACCTACGCCAACCGCCGCTTCGCCGAGATGCTGCAGCGGCCGCTGAGCCGGGTCATCGGTTCGCTGCTCGCGGACTGCGTCGCCCCCGAGGCGCAGGCCGCGCTGGCGCCGCTGCTGGCGCACGACGGGCAGCCCAAACGCTCCGCCGAACTCGACCTGATCACCGACGGCGGGCAACGCGTGCCCATCCTGCTGACCGTCAACCGCCTGGTCGTCGACGGCCTGCCCGATGCGCTGTGCATGGTCGCGACCGACCTGAGCGGGCAGCGCATCAGCGATGCCGCGGCCCAGGCGCGGCGCGCGCTGTTCGACCTGGTGGCCGAGCAGGCGCGGACCGAAGAGAGCCTGCGCGCCAGCCTGGCCACGCTGCACCTGCGCGACCGCGCGCTGGGGGCGATCTCGCAGGGCGTGATGATCTCCGACGCCGCGGGCCTCATCACCTACGTGAACGCCGGCTGCACCGTGATCACGGGCTACACCGAAGCCGAGATGGTCGGCCGCCCGGCCGCCTTCCTGCACGGCGCCGACACCGACCCCGGCCTGCTGCGCGCCCTGCGCGATGCGCTGCGCACGTCCAGCCCCTTCCACGGCGAGCTGCTGAACTACCGCAAGGACGGCACCCCGTTCTGGAACGAGATGTCGCTCGCGCCCGTGCTCGACGCGCAGGGCGTGACCATCCAGTTCGTCGGCGTGATGTCGGACGTCAGCGCACGCCGCGAACTGGCGGCGCAGCTGCTGCTGGCGGCCAAGGTGTTCGAGCAGAGCGGCGAGGGCTTCTACGTCGCCGACCTGCAGCACCGCATCGTCAAGGTCAACCAGGCCTTCACCACGATCACCGGCTACGACGCGGCCGACGTGCTGGGGCGCACGCCGGACCTGTTCCGCTCCAAACGCCACGACCGCCAGTTCCACGCCGCCATCTGGGCCGAGGCGGCCGAGCACGGGCACTGGCACGGCGAGGTGTGGAGCCGCCGCAAGGACGGCAGCGAATATCCGCAATGGCTGTCGATGAGCCTGGTGGCCGACGCCGGCGGCCAGGCCGCGCACTTCATCGCCTCGTTCATCGACATCACGCGGCGCAAGGACGCCGAGGACAGCATCCGCCGGCTGGCGCATTACGACTCGCTGACCGGCCTGCCGAACCGCGCGCTGCTCAGCGACCGGGCCTCGCACGCGCTGCGTGTGGCGCGGCGCAACCGCGAGTCGATGGCGCTGATGTTCATCGACCTCGACCACTTCAAGATCATCAACGACTCGCTGGGGCATGCCGTCGGCGACGCGCTGCTGGTGGCGCTGGCCGAACGCTTCCGCGGGGCGCTGCGCGAGCAGGACACCTTGTCGCGCACCGGGGGCGACGAGTTCGTGCTGCTGCTGCCCGGCACCGACGCACCGGGCGCGTCGCGCGTGGCGCGCAAGCTGCTGGCGCTGGCCGAGAAGCCCTACCACCTGGAGCAGTACGAGCTGTCGATCACGCCTTCGGTCGGCATCGCGCTGTACCCGGCGGACGGGGCCGACTACAACGCGCTGGCGCAGTCGGCGGACGCCGCGATGTACCAGGCCAAGCAGAACGGCCGCAACCGCTTCTGCTTCTACACCGCCGAGATCCAGGCCCAGTCGGTGCGCATGCTGCTGCTGGAAAACGCGCTGCGCCGTGCGCTCGAGCGCGGCGAGCTGAGCCTGAACTACCAGCCGCAGTTCCGCAGCGACGGCCGGTGCATCGTCGGCGCCGAGGTGCTGCTGCGCTGGCAGCATCCCGAACTGGGTGCGGTGTCGCCCGCGGAGTTCATCCCGGTGGCCGAGAGCAGCGGCCTCATCACCTCGATCGGCGAGTGGGTGCTGCGCACCGCGACGCAGCAGCTGCGGACCTGGCTGACGAACGGCATCCCGGTGAAGACCTTGGCCGTCAACCTGTCGGCGGTGCAGTTCCGGCAGCCGCACCTGGCGGACATCGTCGCGGGCATCCTGTCCGAGGCGGGCATCGAGGCCGGCCGGCTCGAACTCGAACTGACCGAGAGCGTGGCCTCCGACGACCCGGTGGCCGCCGTGACCGCGATGAACGAGCTGCACGCCCGGGGCGTGCAGCTGTCGATCGACGACTTCGGCACCGGCTACTCGTCGCTGAGCTACCTGAAACGCTTCAAGGTCTACAAGCTGAAGATCGACCGCTCCTTCATCGGCGGCGTGATCGACAGCGCCGAGGATCAGGCCATCGTCACGGCCATCATCAACCTCGCCAAGGGCCTGGGCATGCGCACGATCGCCGAAGGCGTGGAGACCGAAGCCCAGGCGCACTTCCTGCGCAAACGCGGCTGCGACGAGCTGCAGGGCTACTGGCTGAGCCGGCCGCTGCGGGCCGACGAGTTCGCGGCCTTCGTCCAGGCGCACCGGGCCATGGCCGCTGACGAGGAGCCGCAGGCACTGCTGCCGGCTTGA
- a CDS encoding ABC-three component system middle component 7 yields MITPNKVVPLSASVLGHLTHVLKAGPDPTRLADLFQQVGDQFESIDQFLLALDVLFLLDRLTVDFGTEKVVYAA; encoded by the coding sequence GTGATCACACCTAACAAGGTCGTACCGTTGTCCGCCTCCGTGTTGGGGCACCTAACCCATGTGCTGAAGGCGGGGCCGGACCCGACCCGCTTGGCGGACCTGTTCCAGCAGGTAGGCGACCAGTTCGAGAGCATTGACCAGTTCTTGCTGGCGCTGGATGTCCTGTTTCTGCTCGACCGGTTGACCGTTGACTTCGGTACTGAAAAGGTTGTCTATGCTGCGTGA
- a CDS encoding DUF2326 domain-containing protein: MLREIRCEKFRAGVVRFHPGLNVVLGDDNATNSIGKSTLLMLVDFVFGGSTLLEWNEDVVAELGHHHYDFAFEFDGELHRFRRETITPETVYVCDADYKVLEAIKLDEFNALLKNAYGLAQPGQTFRAAVGLHLRVWGKTNLIPDEPLHAFPKQKDKDCIDNLIKTYGKFESIRERDDAARTADTDLKVIRAAAGKQLIPKVTRTGYAQAKVQIAGLERDLEDVRQNLASYATSLNAVINKEVLDLKERKDDLLQRRMTVAGRLQRIDRNLGGKRSLHGGNFLDLQRFFPDINTERLAEVEAFHDGVARILKEQLKQSKEQLAEELRLIDLSIAGIDSEIAAALGSVEQPGSLVDHVYKIALSLQTARASRDGYELEQAHVDTLRKAREALAEVKERILTEIETSVNDGMREIVSEAVGEHRKSPRLSLDDSTYKFEVFEDTGTGTAYFGLVLFDMAVFRATSLPAIAHDSVLFKNISNDSVAHLIGLYARIQKQSFIALDEIQKYGPTAAQTLQKQSVIQLSDSAVLYIHDWRPSRPTAAT; the protein is encoded by the coding sequence ATGCTGCGTGAAATTCGCTGCGAGAAATTCCGCGCTGGCGTTGTCAGGTTTCATCCAGGACTGAACGTCGTGCTGGGCGACGACAACGCGACCAACTCGATCGGAAAGTCCACGCTTTTGATGCTGGTCGACTTTGTATTCGGCGGCTCGACACTGCTGGAATGGAACGAGGACGTCGTGGCTGAGTTGGGGCACCATCACTATGACTTCGCCTTCGAGTTCGACGGCGAACTCCATCGTTTCCGGCGCGAGACGATCACGCCAGAAACCGTATACGTCTGCGATGCGGACTACAAGGTGCTGGAAGCAATAAAGCTGGACGAGTTCAACGCGTTATTGAAGAACGCGTACGGCCTCGCGCAGCCGGGCCAAACTTTCCGCGCCGCCGTCGGCCTTCATTTGCGTGTCTGGGGTAAGACCAACCTGATTCCTGACGAACCGCTTCACGCTTTTCCGAAGCAGAAGGACAAGGATTGCATTGACAACCTTATCAAGACGTACGGCAAGTTCGAATCGATTCGAGAACGTGACGATGCAGCGCGAACGGCCGACACAGACCTGAAGGTCATCAGGGCCGCGGCAGGCAAGCAGCTCATTCCGAAGGTAACCAGGACGGGGTACGCGCAGGCAAAGGTGCAGATCGCGGGTCTTGAGCGCGATCTTGAAGATGTGCGTCAAAACTTGGCCAGCTACGCGACAAGTCTGAACGCGGTGATCAACAAAGAGGTTCTCGATCTCAAAGAGCGCAAAGACGACTTACTTCAGCGCCGAATGACCGTGGCCGGGCGCCTTCAGCGGATCGACCGTAACCTCGGGGGGAAGCGCTCCCTCCATGGCGGCAATTTTCTGGATCTCCAAAGGTTCTTCCCGGATATCAACACCGAACGGCTCGCCGAGGTCGAAGCGTTTCATGACGGCGTTGCCCGCATCCTCAAGGAGCAGTTGAAGCAGTCCAAAGAGCAATTGGCAGAGGAGTTGAGGCTCATCGACCTGAGTATTGCAGGAATCGACTCGGAGATCGCGGCAGCGTTGGGATCGGTCGAACAGCCCGGGTCGCTGGTCGACCACGTTTACAAGATTGCTTTGTCGCTTCAGACCGCACGGGCCAGCAGAGATGGATACGAACTCGAGCAAGCGCATGTCGACACGCTGCGAAAGGCAAGAGAAGCACTTGCGGAGGTGAAGGAACGCATCCTCACCGAGATCGAGACCAGCGTGAACGATGGGATGCGCGAGATCGTCAGCGAAGCCGTCGGCGAGCACCGCAAGAGCCCGCGTCTGTCGCTAGACGACTCCACCTACAAGTTCGAGGTTTTCGAGGACACCGGCACTGGGACAGCCTACTTTGGGCTTGTGCTGTTCGACATGGCGGTCTTCCGGGCAACCAGCCTTCCGGCCATTGCGCACGATTCTGTGCTCTTCAAGAACATCTCGAACGACTCCGTCGCCCATCTCATCGGGTTGTACGCAAGGATCCAGAAGCAGTCGTTCATCGCGCTTGATGAGATTCAAAAATATGGGCCGACGGCTGCTCAGACTTTGCAAAAGCAGAGCGTCATTCAACTCAGTGACAGTGCTGTGCTCTACATCCACGACTGGCGGCCGAGTCGTCCAACAGCGGCGACCTAG
- a CDS encoding ABC-three component system protein, giving the protein MTNTRRDYNNAEIAALLSQVSSRCPLCDAPLFYRKKQRQYKGYELAHIYPLNPRPEEVVELANSPRLCADVNDPDNIIPLCVECHGKFDKPRTAGEYFDLYQIKFDALQQERQRSLASQYPLELQIAAVVAHLHSASVEETGDATLAFTPKAVDDKLDATMPPPTKRKVRNAVEDYFRHVQAAFLELERSDPGCSELIFVQVKAFYLMQKRQGLPQSQVFANLVDWIRARAKAQTLESAEAVASFFIQNCEVFE; this is encoded by the coding sequence GTGACGAACACGAGGCGTGACTACAACAACGCAGAGATCGCTGCCCTGCTCTCGCAGGTAAGTAGCCGTTGCCCACTGTGTGACGCTCCTCTCTTCTACCGGAAGAAGCAGCGGCAGTACAAGGGTTACGAGCTGGCGCATATCTACCCGCTGAACCCACGTCCAGAGGAGGTCGTCGAGTTAGCGAACTCGCCTAGGCTGTGTGCTGACGTAAACGACCCGGACAACATCATCCCGCTGTGTGTCGAATGCCACGGGAAGTTCGACAAGCCCCGGACCGCAGGTGAGTACTTCGACCTGTACCAAATCAAGTTCGATGCGCTACAGCAAGAGCGCCAACGGTCGCTGGCTTCGCAGTACCCACTCGAGTTACAGATTGCCGCGGTCGTTGCTCACTTGCACAGCGCTTCAGTAGAGGAAACCGGGGACGCAACGCTGGCGTTCACTCCAAAGGCGGTCGATGACAAGCTGGACGCGACGATGCCGCCCCCCACCAAGCGAAAGGTTCGCAATGCAGTAGAAGATTACTTCCGGCATGTCCAGGCTGCCTTCTTGGAGCTTGAGCGCAGCGACCCCGGATGCTCCGAGCTGATCTTCGTCCAGGTCAAAGCGTTCTACTTGATGCAGAAGCGTCAAGGCCTGCCGCAGTCACAGGTGTTTGCCAACCTGGTCGATTGGATCCGCGCCCGTGCGAAGGCCCAAACCCTGGAGTCGGCTGAGGCCGTGGCTTCGTTTTTCATTCAGAACTGCGAGGTCTTCGAGTGA
- a CDS encoding nuclease-related domain-containing protein — MLIKSADDKSKRLALLEDLQKSPLLDRRQRDWLRDEQFRLKRGIAGERDAAHFLDNYLRDDPDRMLLHDLRFQVDGEVVQIDHLIITRSLYVYLLETKNFNGNLRINEHGEFSVEYSGERVFGIPSPLEQSRRHEGPLRKLFERLEICGRNGGAPQIEHCVLVSPSSLTHRPPAKAFDTSNVIKADGFRAWHEKFQQNTTFTPGRFVGALMNIRGADTIEEFARKLVRQHRPSDLLALPEFMKPRVEVGAAVPPTVAPRREPVAPVQAPVPSLAADVAPQDAAPERRKLICATCGAKISFAEGKFCWNNEKRFGGLQYCREHQAAGR, encoded by the coding sequence GTGCTGATCAAGTCCGCCGACGACAAGTCGAAGCGGCTCGCACTGCTCGAGGATTTGCAGAAATCCCCGCTGTTGGACCGCCGCCAGCGCGACTGGCTGCGTGACGAGCAGTTCCGCCTGAAACGCGGCATCGCCGGCGAGCGCGATGCGGCGCACTTCCTCGACAACTACCTGCGGGACGACCCCGACCGCATGCTGCTGCACGACCTGCGTTTCCAGGTCGACGGCGAGGTGGTGCAGATCGACCACCTGATCATCACGCGCAGCCTCTACGTCTACCTGCTGGAGACGAAGAACTTCAACGGCAACCTGCGCATCAACGAACACGGCGAGTTCTCGGTCGAGTATTCCGGCGAACGAGTGTTCGGCATCCCGTCGCCGCTGGAGCAGAGCCGCCGCCACGAAGGCCCGCTGCGCAAGCTGTTCGAGCGCCTGGAGATTTGCGGCCGCAACGGCGGCGCCCCGCAGATCGAACACTGCGTGCTGGTCAGCCCGTCGTCGCTGACCCACCGCCCGCCGGCCAAGGCCTTCGACACGAGCAACGTCATCAAGGCCGACGGTTTCCGCGCGTGGCACGAGAAGTTCCAGCAGAACACGACGTTCACGCCCGGCCGCTTCGTCGGCGCGCTGATGAACATCCGCGGCGCCGACACCATCGAGGAATTCGCCCGCAAGCTGGTGCGCCAGCACCGGCCGAGCGATCTGCTGGCGCTGCCGGAGTTCATGAAGCCGAGGGTGGAGGTGGGGGCTGCTGTACCGCCGACTGTTGCGCCGCGGCGCGAGCCTGTTGCGCCGGTGCAGGCGCCGGTACCTTCACTAGCGGCGGACGTTGCGCCTCAGGACGCCGCGCCCGAGCGCCGCAAACTCATCTGCGCGACCTGCGGCGCCAAGATTTCGTTTGCCGAAGGCAAGTTTTGCTGGAACAACGAGAAGAGGTTTGGTGGGTTGCAGTATTGCAGGGAGCATCAGGCGGCGGGGCGCTGA